Proteins co-encoded in one Quercus robur chromosome 8, dhQueRobu3.1, whole genome shotgun sequence genomic window:
- the LOC126694101 gene encoding proteasome activator subunit 4-like isoform X2 — MHLYNAWLPPHVAEETKKEKESFARVVRTVNELYRPDDPDSVYATLTWIPVIKLFIDAESEVALEDVDTLVKIGLELFHVSQNNLHAQVKWGNILVKLFNKYHKKLSLKVQWRPFYDTLISTHFTRNPGPEGLRLKLRHFETITSLVQSCRRFFPPGSAFDIWSEFRSLVENPWNNSSFEGSGFVRLFLPTNLDNQDFYSCEWIKECLNLWDSIPNCQFWNCQWAGVIARTVKNCNFIDWECFLPTLFSRFLNMFEVPVANGRGSYPFPLSVPKNTSFLFSNKTVTRMKAIAKSIVYLLKPHGSAQEQLETFINLLEQYYHPSNGGQWTYSLERFLLHLVTQFKKRLKHEQQNPNNSRCAELYLGISERTKFVNVVLKLIDRGQYSKDKDLSETVAVATSILSFVEPSLVLPFVASRYYIALETMTATHQLEVAVMSIAYVGRSLLLTSISSSSINSVHLDGGNVFINLLMVSLSNALLGMDANDPPKTLATMQLIGSIFSNLASLDDNIDGLLFMRISLSQWLDEFLSRLFSLLLYLEPSSVLNEGLHSPATSGTFLVEYSSYYYCMLEIMLGRLSKSLYDQALRKISKFVKTNTLPGAIEEVGLLCSACIHSNREEAVIHLIEPLLLSVINSLEDTPVMGFKEGEISKASISIKAKPTLSPALETTINYRLKVLSIAISYGGPALLRYKDQFKEAITSSFDSPSWKVNSAGDSLLRSLLKSLTRYYPIDQYKSILSHPDAAALEDWISTKDYTNGEPVMPPKWHIPSDDEVQFANELLDLHLQSALDDLYRTCQARIHSGPGDRNEHLKVTLLRIDSSLQGVLSCLPDFNPSSRNGTVEDPDHAPFLIAGATGSSVGGTELREKATEVIHAACKYLLEEKSDDSILLILVIRIMDALGNHGRCWYDAWSGEAWNLESAAIKEPPINFIVSSNYKGKRRPRWYLIDKAYLHSMWRALKSSYNKFCARGNFYPSNHVILLIDDLLKLSLHNYGTVRRLAGKTLLKMIERWPSMISKCVLSLTENLRDSKSSEHVVLGSCAVLASKTVFKHLAMDPKSFCSFIRGILLSSHHESLEAQKAINELFVTYNIHFSGISRSIFRTSDYHIDGTDFSNLVSQIVSLGSDSSSLHWRYNLMANRVLLLLAMTSRNYLNSSSAILSDTAGHFLKSLKCQLPQTRILAISALNTLLKESPYKFSAEEQPLFSDDLWGNTKSSLEGALTRIFQEDGFFNETLNSLSLVHIITDTESTSSGGNNGNSIFQSLTDKSITRFYFDFSASWPRTPSWISLIDSNSFYSKFARIFKRLVQECGMSVLLALRSTLEEFANAQERSKQCVAAEAFAGILHSDVNGILGAWDSWMMVQLQNIILAQSVESIPEWASCIRYAVSGKGRYGTRVPLLRQKILDCLATPLPPKVTTTIVAKRYAFLSASLIEISPQKMAAGELQLHNKLLEELLGNMCHSSAQVREIIGVTLSVLCSNIRLYALSDNHRSHEGGNNDVNNQLMESWIELLTKRASQVLMNIQNASHSVTLETSRDVSAPDVQLNGHSQDDVKWMETLFHFIISSLKSGRSSCLLDVIVGLLYPVISLQETLNKDLSALAKSAFELLLWRIFWEPHLQEAVSVILSSANDSNWRTRSATLTYLQTFMHRHTFILSRTEKQKIWRTVEKLLKDIQVEVREHAAAVLAGLMKDGDEDLVRDFRDRAYKDAIALREKRKQRNMSGGQSVASIHGPVLALTACVLSSPYDMPSWLPEHVILLACFGGEPSPVKSTVTKAVAEFRRTHADTWDIQKNSFTEEQLEVLADTSASSSYFA; from the exons TTTCATAGATGCTGAAAGTGAAGTGGCTTTAGAAGATGTTGACACACTAGTCAAAATTGGGTTAGAATTGTTTCATGTATCACAAAACAACCTTCATGCCCAG GTCAAATGGGGAAATatattagtcaaattatttaataagtatCACAAGAAATTGTCATTGAAAGTTCAGTGGCGGCCTTTCTATGATACTCTGATTAGTACACATTTCACAAG AAATCCAGGTCCAGAAGGGCTGAGATTAAAACTTCGACATTTTGAGACTATTACTTCTCTTGTTCAATCCTGCCGGAGATTCTTCCCACCAGGTTCTGCCTTTGACATATGGTCTGAGTTTAG ATCTTTAGTCGAAAATCCATGGAATAATTCATCCTTTGAAGGATCTGGATTTGTAAGACTATTTCTTCCTACAAATTTGGACAACCAAGATTTCTATTCATG TGAATGGATTAAAGAGTGTTTAAACCTATGGGACTCAATACCAAATTGCCAGTTTTGGAATTGCCAATGGGCTGGTGTTATAGCTCGTACTGTAAAGAATTGCAACTTTATTGATTGGGAGTGTTTCTTACCTACACTTTTCAGTAGATTCTTAAATATGTTTGAG GTTCCAGTAGCAAATGGACGTGGATCATATCCTTTTCCTCTTAGTGTTCCCAAAAACACAAGTTTCTTGTTCTCCAATAAAACAGTTACCCGAATGAAGGCCATTGCAAAATCAATT GTGTATCTACTAAAACCTCATGGTTCAGCGCAAGAGCAACTTGAGACATTCATCAACCTTTTGGAACA ATATTATCATCCTTCTAATGGTGGTCAATGGACTTATTCATTGGAGCGTTTTTTGCTTCATTTGGTAACTCAATTCAAGAAGCGCCTAAAACACGAACAACA GAATCCAAATAACAGTAGATGTGCCGAACTGTATCTGGGAATATCAGAGAGGACTAAATTTGTGAATGTGGTGCTCAAGTTAATTGATCGTGGTCAATATAGCAAGGACAAAGATCTTTCTGAGACAGTTGCTGTTGCAACTTCTATTTTGTCCTTTGTGGAGCCCTCCTTGGTTCTTCCGTTTGTGGCATCTCGATATTATATAGCATTGGAAACG ATGACTGCCACCCACCAGTTGGAAGTTGCTGTGATGTCCATAGCATATGTTGGGCGTTCACTACTACTCACGTCCATATCATCTTCCTCAATAAACTCTGTTCATCTTGATGGTGGGAATGTGTTCATTAATCTTCTGATGGTTTCATTGTCCAATGCATTACTTGGTATGGATGCCAATGATCCTCCAAAAACCTTGGCAACTATGCAATTAATTGGTTCTATATTTTCCAAT TTGGCTTCCTTGGATGATAATATAGATGGGTTGTTATTCATGCGAATCAGCCTTTCTCAGTGGCTGGACGAGTTCTTATCTCGCCTATTTTCCttacttttatacttggagCCGAGCAGTGTTCT GAATGAAGGCCTACATTCACCAGCAACATCAGGAACTTTTCTGGTCGAGTACAGTTCTTACTACTATTGCATGCTTGAAATAATGCTTGGGAGACTTTCAAAATCACTGTATGATCAG GCTTTGAGAAAAATTTCCAAGTTTGTCAAGACCAATACTCTGCCTGGGGCAATTGAGGAGGTTGGACTGCTTTGCAGTGCATGCATCCATTCTAACAGAGAAGAGGCGGTTATTCACCTAATTGAGCCACTTTTGTTGTCTGTCATAAACTCCTTAGAAGATACACCAGTTATGGGATTTAAAGAAGGAGAAATTTCCAAAGCCTCAATTTCAATCAAG GCAAAACCCACACTTTCTCCAGCTCTTGAAACAACAATTAATTATCGACTGAAAGTATTATCAATTGCCATCAGTTATGGAGGTCCTGCACTTCTACGTTACAAGGATCAATTTAAAGAAGCTATCACTTCTTCTTTTGACTCACCATCTTGGAAG GTCAATAGTGCTGGTGATTCTCTTCTTCGATCACTTCTGAAAAGCCTGACACGCTATTATCCTATTGATCAGTACAA GAGCATTTTGTCTCACCCTGATGCTGCTGCACTAGAGGATTGGATCAGCACAAAAGATTATACCAATGGTGAACCAGTGATGCCCCCCAAGTGGCATATTCCAAGTGATGATGAAGTCCAGTTTGCAAATGAACTTTTGGACCTCCATCTCCAATCAGCTTTGGATGATCTTTATAGAACATGCCAAGCTAGAATCCATTCTGGCCCAG GAGACAGGAATGAGCACTTAAAAGTGACTCTTTTACGCATTGATTCTTCATTGCAAGGTGTTTTGTCTTGCTTGCCTGATTTCAATCCATCCTCCAGGAATGGCACAGTTGAAGATCCAGATCATGCTCCTTTCTTAATAGCTGGAGCAACAGGTTCAAGTGTTGGCGGCACTGAATTACGGGAAAAAGCTACGGAGGTCATACATGCTGCCTGCAa ATACTTATTAGAGGAAAAATCAGATGACAGCATCCTATTGATACTTGTTATTCGTATTATGGATGCTTTAGGAAACCATG GAAGATGTTGGTATGATGCTTGGTCTGGGGAGGCTTGGAATTTGGAGTCTGCTGCCATTAAAGAACCTCCgataaattttattgtgtcATCAAATTATAAAGGAAAGAGAAG ACCAAGGTGGTACCTTATTGATAAGGCATACTTGCACAGTATGTGGAGAGCATTAAAGTCAtcctataataaattttgtgCAAGGGGGAATTTCTATCCATCAAACCATGTGATTCTTTTAATTGATGATCTTCTTAAGCTCAGTTTGCATAACTATGGAACTGTTCGCAG ACTGGCTGGAAAAACTCTGTTAAAGATGATCGAGAGATGGCCATCTATGATTTCAAAGTGTGTTCTCTCACTTACTGAGAACCTACGGGATTCCAAGTCATCTGAACATGTGGTGCTAGGTTCTTGTGCAGTCCTTGCCTCAAAAACAGTTTTCAAGCATTTGGCAATG GATCCAAAATCATTTTGTTCATTCATCCGTGGGATTCTTTTGAG CTCCCATCATGAGTCACTAGAAGCCCAGAAAGCAATCAATGAG CTTTTTGTTACATACAACATCCACTTCTCTGGGATATCTAGAAGCATTTTCAGGACATCAGATTATCATATAGATGGAACAGATTTTTCTAATTTGGTTTCACAGATTGTTTCCTTGGGTTCTGATTCGAGCAGTTTGCATTGGCG ATATAATCTGATGGCTAATAGAGTTCTGCTCCTCTTGGCTATGACATCTAGGAATTACCTGAATTCCTCTTCAGCAATCCTGAGTGATACTGCTG GTCATTTCTTGAAGAGTTTAAAATGTCAACTTCCTCAAACAAGAATACTTGCAATCTCAGCTCTAAATACACTGTTAAAAGAATCTCCTTACAAATTCTCAGCTGAGGAACAGCCTCTCTTTTCTGATGATTTATGGGGAAACACTAAATCATCCCTTGAAGGAGCTCTGACTCGAATTTTTCAAGAAGACGGTTTTTTTAATGAGACATTGAATAGTCTCTCTCTTGTTCATATAATCACTGATACTGAAAGCACATCTTCGGGAGGAAATAATGGAAATTCTATTTTTCAGAGCCTAACAGACAAATCCATTACTCGTTTTTACTTTGACTTTTCAGCTTCATGGCCACGTACTCCTAGTTGGATCTCTTTAATAGATAGTAATTCCTTTTATTCAAAATTTGCACGAATTTTTAAACGGCTAGTGCAGGAATGTGGTATGTCTGTTTTATTGGCACTTAGAAGTACATTGGAGGAGTTTGCAAATGCCCAGGAGAGGTCTAAGCAGTGTGTTGCTGCTGAGGCATTTGCAGGAATATTACATTCTGATGTCAATGGTATTTTAGGAGCATGGGACAGCTGGATGATGGTTCAGTTGCAGAATATTATTTTAGCACAATCAGTTGAGTCTATACCTGAGTGGGCATCTTGTATACGTTATGCTGTTAGTGGAAAAGGGAGATATGGAACAAGAGTTCCTCTTTTGAGGCAAAAAATCCTAGATTGTTTAGCAACACCTTTACCTCCAAAAGTAACTACCACCATAGTTGCCAAGCGCTATGCTTTTCTATCAGCTTCCCTTATAGAAATATCCCCACAGAAAATGGCTGCAGGTGAACTACAACTCCACAATAAACTGCTAGAGGAGCTTCTTGGTAATATGTGCCATTCCTCTGCACAA GTAAGGGAAATTATAGGTGTCACTCTTTCTGTATTGTGCTCCAACATTCGGCTTTATGCATTGTCTGATAATCATCGTTCACATGAAGGGGGAAACAATGATGTCAATAACCAACTTATGGAAAGTTGGATTGAGCTTTTAACAAAACGAGCTTCTCAAGTGTTAATGAATATTCAAAATGCAAGCCACAGTGTCACTTTGGAGACTTCAAGAGATGTAAGTGCTCCAGACGTGCAGTTGAATGGTCATTCACAAGATGATGTGAAATGGATGGAAACG CTATTCCATTTTATCATCTCATCTTTGAAGTCTGGAAGATCTTCATGTTTACTAGATGTAATTGTGGGACTTCTTTATCCTGTAATTTCTTTGCAG GAAACATTAAATAAAGATTTGTCAGCATTGGCCAAGTCAGCTTTTGAATTGCTACTATGGAGGATTTTCTGGGAACCCCATCTCCAGGAAGCTGTATCTGTGATTCTTTCTTCAGCTAATGATTCTAACTGGCGAACGAGATCTGCTACGCTGACATATCTGCAAACTTTCATGCATAG GCACACTTTCATTCTCTCACGTacagagaaacaaaaaatcTGGAGAACTGTTGAGAAGCTACTTAAAGACATCCAAGTGGAG GTAAGAGAGCATGCTGCAGCAGTTCTAGCAGGCTTAATGAAGGATGGGGATGAAGACCTAGTAAGAGATTTCCGTGATAGAGCTTACAAGGATGCAATTGCTCTTCGAGAGAAGAGAAAGCAAAG GAATATGAGTGGTGGTCAATCTGTAGCCTCTATTCATGGTCCTGTACTTGCTTTGACAGCTTGTGTATTATCATCCCCTTATGATATGCCCAG